The nucleotide sequence CGGCCGTGGCGGCCGGGTTGGGGTACACGGCCAGGCCGGTGTTCAGCGGCGCGTTTTTCACCGTCGAGTTGACGATGCAGGCCGTGCTGGTGTGGCTGCCGACGTTGGTGTATACGTCGGTGCCGAGGGCCTGCCAGGTGCTGGCGCCCACGCTCCAGCGGGTTTCGCCGCGGGCCACGGTGGGCTTGCGCACCAGCGTGTTGTCGGTGGTGGAGCCGCCCCCCGGAATGGTCCAGGTGGTGCCGGGGTCTACGCCAATCACGCCAATAACGTCCAGCGTGTCGGTGCCGTCGAACAAAGCCAGGGCGTCGTCGCCGTTGAAGAAGCACACGGCCGACTGCAGGTCCGTCTGGCCGAGAACTACCGTGGAAACCACGCCGGTGTTAGCCACCACGTACACGTCGCCGGGGGCAATGGTGCCGCTCAGAGCCTGGGTGGCCGTGGGCGTGCTCGAGCCGTTGGCAAACAGTTCCAGGCGAATGCCGGTCAGGCTGATAGGCGCGCTGGTGGGGTTGTAGATTTCCACCGCCTTGCTGTTGCTGGCGGCGCCTTCCACGTACTCCGAGAAGTAGAGGTCGGTGCAGGGCGAGCCGGCCGGGGCCTGGTCGTCGTTGAGGATGGTGAGCGTGTGGGTAGTGGGGGCAACAACGAGCACGGCCGCGTTGCTGGGCGTACCCAGGCGCAGGCGCACCGTTTCGTTGGGCTCGGGTGCCACGTCGCCGTTCACGGTCAGGGTCACGGCCTGAGTGCTCTGGCCGGCGGCAAAGGTGAGGGTGCTGGTGGTGAGGGTGAAGTCAGCGGCATCGGCCGTGGTGCCGGCCGTTTCTACTGATACAGGGATTGTGATGCCGCCTGCCGGAATGCTGGCCGCCGTTACGTTTACCGAGTAGGTAGTGGTGCCGCTGTTGCCCTCCGTGAGGCTGGCCGCAGCCGAAGCAAAGCGTACCGAAGGCGGCGTACCGTCGTCGTTGGTGATGGTAAGCTCCTGCGAAGCCGGGCCGCCGATGGCCGCGCCGGTAGCAGCGTTCCGCAGCGCCAGTACCACGGTTTCGTCGGCTTCAGCCTGGGTGTCACCGTTTACGGTTACCGTCACGGTCTGGCTGGTCTGGCCGGCCGCGAAGGTCAGGGTCTGGGGCGAGGTGAAGGTGAAGTCCTGGCCGCTGGTGGCGGTGGAGTTGGCGGCGTCAAACGCTACCTGTACCGTGAGGGCCGAGGTAGGCGCGGGCGTCACGTTCACGGTAGCCGTGAAGGTGGTGGTGCCGCTGTTGCCTTCCACGATGCTGCCGGTAGCGGAAGCAAACGAGAAGGTAGGCACTACCTGGAAGCCATAGGCGCGGGCCACGAGGTCGGGGAAAGCAATGTAGGGGTTGAAGTTGCCCTGGCTTTTGGCCACCCGGCGGTTCCGCTCCCGCTCGCGGGCGTCTACCGGGTCGGCCAGGTGCCACTGGTAGAGCGTGTTCAGGTCGGCCAGTGCCGTGATGACGTCCTTGCCCGGGTCGAAATTCTGGCCCTGGTGCATGGTGTAGAAGTAGAACGCCGCGCGGGCCAGGTTGCCCTTGTGGTCTTCGCGGGGCTCAAACTGCGAGTTGGTGTCCTCGCTGTACTCCTCGATGTTGCTGGTCGGGACGGTAGCCTGGCTGGTGGCGCCGCGCATCCACTTGGTGGTCTGGTTGTCTGGAATCTCGGCAAACGGGTCAGAACCGCGGTCCGAGTTCCACTGAATAAACGTTGGGAACAGGTGGTGGATGTCG is from Hymenobacter yonginensis and encodes:
- a CDS encoding endonuclease, which gives rise to MKHFFARLLGAALTLGSVVASAQTLPPAPPTSLQGQALKDWLRQNWYDGKRTELSYNTARGKMYNYVDNFQGRVTCVYSGYQETVRIDSASTNPGVVSGINCEHSIPQSWFNEVVRMRSDIHHLFPTFIQWNSDRGSDPFAEIPDNQTTKWMRGATSQATVPTSNIEEYSEDTNSQFEPREDHKGNLARAAFYFYTMHQGQNFDPGKDVITALADLNTLYQWHLADPVDARERERNRRVAKSQGNFNPYIAFPDLVARAYGFQVVPTFSFASATGSIVEGNSGTTTFTATVNVTPAPTSALTVQVAFDAANSTATSGQDFTFTSPQTLTFAAGQTSQTVTVTVNGDTQAEADETVVLALRNAATGAAIGGPASQELTITNDDGTPPSVRFASAAASLTEGNSGTTTYSVNVTAASIPAGGITIPVSVETAGTTADAADFTLTTSTLTFAAGQSTQAVTLTVNGDVAPEPNETVRLRLGTPSNAAVLVVAPTTHTLTILNDDQAPAGSPCTDLYFSEYVEGAASNSKAVEIYNPTSAPISLTGIRLELFANGSSTPTATQALSGTIAPGDVYVVANTGVVSTVVLGQTDLQSAVCFFNGDDALALFDGTDTLDVIGVIGVDPGTTWTIPGGGSTTDNTLVRKPTVARGETRWSVGASTWQALGTDVYTNVGSHTSTACIVNSTVKNAPLNTGLAVYPNPAATAVQVQVAGLRGRHAADIRLYNALGQQVLLQERTISGADATLIDVQNLPAGLYSVRVVVDGVRYTSRVAVKH